One Pirellulales bacterium DNA segment encodes these proteins:
- the yidD gene encoding membrane protein insertion efficiency factor YidD, producing the protein MRFLWATLVGLPSWTLIALVRLYQIFLSPIFGRQCRFQPTCSNYFIGAVLKYGAIWGSLKGVARILRCNPFCRGGWDPP; encoded by the coding sequence ATGAGATTTCTTTGGGCAACGCTTGTCGGCCTGCCGTCGTGGACGCTGATTGCGCTGGTGCGGTTGTACCAGATTTTTCTGAGCCCGATTTTCGGCCGCCAATGCCGCTTTCAGCCGACGTGCAGCAATTATTTCATCGGCGCGGTGCTCAAATACGGGGCGATTTGGGGAAGCTTGAAAGGGGTCGCCCGGATTCTCCGCTGCAATCCATTTTGCCGGGGCGGTTGGGATCCGCCCTGA